The Paenibacillus sp. RUD330 genome has a segment encoding these proteins:
- a CDS encoding alpha/beta hydrolase: MGTYIEAEPNVRLYVEDLGQGHPVVFLHGWPASQRMFETQSVLLPKNGCRYIGIDFRGFGKSDAPWEGYDYDRMADDVRAVVDKLGLSSFTLFGFSMGGAIAVRYMSRHRQHGVQRLILAGAAAPRFTQSESFPYGTPPEMVDEMINEAYRDRPAMISDFGATFTLRKPSPPFEAYLSLLCLEASAHGTIRAMESLRDEDLRHDLSNISVPTTIFQGVKDEICPFELAEEIKARIHGSTMIRFEESGHAMLYDEPALFNESLLDLLRAGSGAAAAGRAL; the protein is encoded by the coding sequence ATGGGAACCTATATCGAAGCGGAGCCGAACGTCCGCTTGTACGTCGAGGACCTCGGCCAAGGCCATCCGGTCGTGTTCCTGCACGGCTGGCCGGCCAGCCAGCGCATGTTCGAGACCCAATCCGTGCTTCTCCCGAAAAACGGCTGCCGCTACATCGGCATCGACTTCCGCGGCTTCGGCAAATCCGACGCCCCATGGGAAGGCTATGATTATGACCGCATGGCGGATGATGTGAGGGCCGTCGTGGACAAGCTCGGCCTCTCGTCGTTCACCCTGTTCGGCTTCTCAATGGGCGGTGCGATCGCCGTACGGTACATGAGCCGCCACCGGCAGCATGGCGTGCAGCGCCTCATTCTGGCGGGCGCCGCCGCGCCGCGCTTCACGCAATCCGAGAGCTTCCCTTACGGCACGCCGCCGGAAATGGTCGACGAGATGATCAACGAGGCTTACCGCGACCGTCCGGCGATGATCAGCGACTTCGGCGCCACATTCACGCTCCGGAAGCCCTCGCCTCCATTCGAGGCCTATCTGTCGTTGCTTTGCCTGGAGGCGTCCGCGCATGGCACGATCCGGGCGATGGAATCGCTCCGCGACGAAGACCTGCGGCATGATCTCTCGAACATCAGCGTGCCGACGACGATCTTCCAGGGAGTCAAGGACGAGATCTGCCCGTTCGAGCTGGCCGAGGAGATCAAGGCGCGCATCCACGGCTCCACCATGATCCGCTTCGAGGAAAGCGGCCATGCGATGCTCTACGATGAGCCGGCCCTGTTCAACGAGTCTTTGCTGGACCTGCTGAGAGCCGGCAGCGGAGCGGCAGCGGCGGGACGCGCGCTCTAG
- a CDS encoding histidine kinase N-terminal 7TM domain-containing protein has product MTAFTSTYIVLTALAGVLNVFVALYALMGRALFPGKRVFILMALANSFYTFGAALEKTSETLDGMMLWTTVQYAGMPFSAVLTLLLALHFLGKADLIPAWGRWLLFVIPSITFLLVLTNSHHHLFYQDIYFHGDSSMPTMDFTMGEWYVVHGCYTFGTLFAALCLVFQALLRPGNETYRRQLIALFAGILLPITASLLYLLGFSPNGVDPVPVVLCFTSLLFVYAFLSTDKMALLPVARENVMESMGEGVLVLDASWRLLDSNRSARVLLPALARSALGQSLGSLELPDGAAAAFRSAWEQPGKPYSFASPSLPGEEPRWCEVYAAPISRGGGHAGGCLLVLSDITERRSMQEELKRLASRDPLTGILNRGAFMREAEEALVRCSGDGLPVSMILFDIDHFKGINDTLGHEAGDSALLHAVSVCSSLLGPGDLFARYGGEEFVLLLPGIASFTAGQLAESIRMALESTPALDPDGRPLGIRASFGVAGFDVAGFGSAALPVQDACRMLFRSADQALYAAKEQGRNRVITAPSS; this is encoded by the coding sequence GTGACAGCCTTTACCTCTACTTATATCGTTCTGACGGCTCTGGCCGGCGTCCTGAACGTTTTTGTCGCCCTCTATGCCCTCATGGGCAGGGCTTTGTTCCCGGGCAAGCGAGTCTTCATCCTGATGGCGCTGGCCAATTCCTTCTATACGTTCGGGGCCGCATTGGAGAAGACGTCCGAGACTCTCGACGGCATGATGCTCTGGACGACCGTCCAGTATGCGGGGATGCCTTTCTCCGCGGTGCTCACCTTGCTGCTCGCGCTCCACTTTCTGGGCAAGGCCGACCTGATTCCCGCTTGGGGACGCTGGCTTCTGTTCGTCATACCCTCCATCACCTTTCTCCTTGTTCTGACCAACAGCCATCATCATCTCTTCTACCAGGACATCTACTTCCATGGGGATTCGTCCATGCCGACGATGGATTTCACGATGGGCGAATGGTACGTGGTCCATGGCTGCTACACCTTCGGCACCCTATTCGCGGCTCTCTGCCTCGTGTTCCAGGCGCTGCTCCGTCCCGGAAACGAAACCTACCGCCGCCAGCTGATCGCTTTGTTCGCAGGCATCCTGCTTCCGATCACAGCCTCGCTCCTCTACTTGCTGGGCTTCAGTCCGAACGGAGTCGATCCCGTGCCGGTCGTGCTCTGCTTCACGAGCCTTCTGTTCGTCTATGCCTTCCTGTCCACGGACAAGATGGCCTTGCTTCCCGTCGCGCGGGAAAACGTCATGGAGAGCATGGGCGAAGGCGTGCTCGTGCTGGACGCTTCCTGGCGGCTGCTCGACAGCAACCGTTCCGCCCGCGTTCTGCTGCCCGCGCTGGCACGCTCCGCCCTGGGACAGAGCCTGGGCAGCCTCGAGCTTCCGGACGGAGCCGCCGCCGCCTTCCGCAGCGCCTGGGAGCAGCCGGGCAAGCCATATTCGTTCGCGAGCCCTTCGCTGCCAGGCGAAGAGCCTCGCTGGTGCGAGGTCTACGCCGCTCCCATCTCAAGAGGCGGCGGACATGCCGGCGGCTGCCTGCTCGTGCTGAGCGACATCACGGAGAGGCGAAGCATGCAGGAGGAGCTCAAGCGGCTGGCCTCCCGCGACCCGCTGACGGGCATTCTCAACCGCGGCGCCTTCATGCGCGAAGCGGAGGAAGCGCTTGTCCGCTGCTCCGGCGACGGACTTCCCGTCTCGATGATCCTGTTCGACATCGACCACTTCAAAGGCATCAACGACACGCTAGGCCATGAAGCCGGCGATTCCGCCTTGCTGCACGCCGTCTCCGTTTGCAGCTCCCTGCTCGGTCCCGGCGACCTGTTCGCCCGCTACGGCGGCGAGGAATTCGTGCTGCTGCTGCCCGGCATCGCCAGCTTCACGGCCGGGCAGCTGGCGGAATCCATCCGCATGGCGCTGGAGAGCACACCTGCCCTCGACCCGGACGGACGGCCGCTCGGCATCCGGGCAAGCTTCGGCGTCGCCGGCTTCGACGTCGCCGGCTTCGGCAGCGCGGCACTGCCCGTGCAGGATGCCTGCCGGATGTTGTTCCGCTCCGCCGACCAAGCCTTATATGCAGCCAAAGAGCAGGGAAGGAACCGCGTCATCACCGCTCCGTCTTCATGA
- a CDS encoding DUF1540 domain-containing protein, whose protein sequence is MACEVSCEVSSCKNWSLNNVCTAAAITVALAGERTDRKAEDAGCRTFEPRQQEASA, encoded by the coding sequence ATGGCATGCGAAGTATCATGCGAGGTCAGCAGCTGCAAGAACTGGTCTCTCAACAATGTCTGCACGGCGGCAGCGATCACAGTGGCGCTGGCTGGCGAGCGGACGGACCGCAAGGCCGAGGACGCGGGCTGCCGCACGTTCGAGCCCAGGCAGCAGGAAGCTAGCGCCTGA
- a CDS encoding methyl-accepting chemotaxis protein: MSTIAHLTPESTQVLEGNSVLAALEQALAMIEFDAQGNVLWANENFAAAMGYRKDELPGLHHRKFCTAEFAASDAYPKLWTELREGRKFQEKIQRLAKDGSRLWLEATYMPIIGAGGCVEAVLKVATDITDREAAAAGVKEKLTEMAEELLERTEAGIQRNERIASTFEELVEDSESKLGFLLDLEQQAEAVGGIVQIIGEISSQTHLLGLNAAIEAAHAGEHGRGFNVVATEVRKLAQRVQTSAKEIEETVETISGKIGRLSQDTRRSQSAMRDSRARIREAVAEFHSIGEAAEQLEVEAQALNRLL, translated from the coding sequence TTGAGTACAATAGCCCACCTAACACCTGAGAGCACGCAAGTGCTGGAGGGGAATTCCGTCCTGGCTGCGCTTGAGCAGGCTTTGGCGATGATCGAGTTCGATGCCCAAGGAAATGTGCTTTGGGCCAATGAAAACTTTGCCGCGGCGATGGGATACCGGAAGGACGAGCTGCCGGGCCTGCATCACAGGAAGTTCTGCACGGCTGAATTTGCGGCAAGCGACGCCTATCCGAAGCTGTGGACCGAGCTCAGGGAAGGCCGCAAATTCCAGGAGAAGATTCAACGTCTGGCCAAGGATGGGAGCCGGCTGTGGCTGGAAGCGACCTATATGCCGATCATCGGAGCCGGCGGCTGCGTGGAGGCCGTCTTGAAGGTGGCGACCGACATTACGGATCGCGAAGCCGCAGCTGCGGGCGTGAAGGAGAAGCTGACGGAAATGGCGGAGGAGCTGCTGGAGCGGACAGAAGCGGGCATTCAGCGCAATGAGCGCATTGCCTCGACGTTCGAGGAGCTGGTCGAGGACAGCGAGTCGAAGCTCGGCTTTCTTCTGGATCTGGAGCAGCAGGCGGAAGCGGTCGGCGGCATCGTCCAGATCATCGGTGAGATATCGTCCCAGACGCATCTGCTCGGCCTGAACGCGGCGATCGAAGCCGCCCATGCCGGGGAGCATGGACGCGGGTTCAATGTCGTGGCCACGGAAGTGAGAAAGCTCGCCCAGAGAGTGCAGACCTCCGCCAAGGAGATCGAGGAGACGGTCGAGACCATATCCGGAAAGATCGGCCGGCTGAGCCAGGACACCCGCAGGTCGCAGTCCGCGATGCGGGACAGCCGGGCCCGGATCCGGGAGGCCGTGGCCGAGTTCCATTCGATCGGAGAAGCTGCGGAGCAGTTGGAAGTCGAAGCCCAGGCTTTGAACCGGCTCCTCTGA
- a CDS encoding GTPase, protein MEERVYGHDEGRELPEADRVRKMAEEAMQGEADAMIEAGRAAAAGLPAGAASSEASAAPASASLTDGSASYAAAFSDGSEDGASAAAPSGGDAADAYAAAAELDQASSQQSAGALLVHPAEGGSMCALAAGMDDSRADSGLLSPPLEERLNELLPIASGWEVEWRRAAEAQYEQHMAEIGRELDQDILIALVGDVNAGKSSTLNRIVGETVAGVGAEPGETADIRPYLFKERIFFVDTPGLNDVRVENSQQTMDYYRQADIILFFLNAAGTVYSEAEKRSFEAIRDTNPNILIVLNKIDAADEVDRIAARVKQETGGKYDVVPVSSRTGENIEALRAAILELLRKKSKDLLFAKNLKEKSAAANKWILGAAASASAIGAAPIPGADIVPITAVQIGLLTRLAVLYGKPISKETARELVVATVVGNIGKSVFRQVLKLFPGAGSVAGASVAGAMTLALGYAVKYAYENNMDINAATIGKLYGMFRKQAKG, encoded by the coding sequence ATGGAAGAGCGGGTATATGGACACGACGAGGGACGGGAATTGCCGGAAGCGGATCGCGTTCGGAAAATGGCCGAGGAGGCCATGCAGGGCGAGGCGGATGCCATGATCGAAGCGGGGCGTGCGGCGGCGGCCGGATTGCCTGCCGGAGCGGCTTCATCCGAAGCATCCGCTGCTCCCGCCTCCGCATCGCTGACGGATGGGAGCGCATCGTACGCGGCGGCCTTCTCGGATGGCTCCGAGGACGGAGCAAGCGCGGCGGCGCCCTCGGGAGGGGATGCCGCGGATGCTTATGCCGCCGCTGCCGAGCTGGATCAGGCGTCGAGCCAGCAGAGCGCCGGCGCTCTGCTGGTCCACCCGGCGGAAGGAGGCTCCATGTGCGCGCTTGCAGCCGGCATGGATGATTCCCGGGCGGACTCCGGCCTGCTCTCGCCTCCTCTCGAGGAACGCCTGAACGAGCTTCTGCCCATAGCTTCCGGCTGGGAAGTGGAATGGAGACGAGCCGCGGAGGCGCAGTACGAGCAGCATATGGCCGAGATCGGCAGGGAGCTCGACCAGGATATTCTGATCGCGCTCGTCGGCGACGTGAACGCGGGCAAATCCTCGACCCTCAACCGCATCGTCGGCGAGACGGTGGCGGGAGTCGGGGCGGAGCCTGGAGAAACGGCCGATATCCGCCCGTACCTGTTCAAGGAGCGGATCTTCTTCGTCGATACGCCGGGCTTGAACGACGTGCGGGTGGAGAATTCGCAGCAGACGATGGACTACTACCGTCAGGCGGACATCATCCTGTTCTTCCTGAATGCAGCCGGAACGGTCTATTCGGAGGCGGAGAAGCGCTCCTTCGAGGCCATCCGGGACACGAATCCCAATATTCTGATCGTGCTCAACAAGATCGATGCGGCGGACGAGGTCGATCGCATCGCCGCTAGGGTGAAGCAGGAGACCGGAGGCAAGTACGATGTCGTTCCCGTCTCCTCCCGCACCGGCGAGAATATCGAAGCGCTGAGGGCCGCCATTCTGGAGCTGCTCCGAAAAAAGTCCAAGGATCTGCTGTTCGCGAAAAATCTCAAGGAGAAATCGGCGGCGGCTAACAAGTGGATCCTGGGAGCGGCCGCATCCGCGTCGGCTATCGGCGCGGCTCCGATTCCCGGAGCGGATATCGTGCCGATCACGGCGGTGCAGATCGGACTGCTTACGCGGCTGGCCGTCTTGTACGGCAAGCCGATCAGCAAGGAGACGGCGCGCGAGCTCGTCGTCGCCACGGTGGTCGGCAATATCGGCAAAAGCGTATTCAGGCAAGTGCTGAAGCTGTTTCCCGGAGCGGGGTCCGTAGCCGGGGCTTCGGTGGCCGGAGCGATGACGCTGGCGCTCGGCTATGCGGTCAAGTATGCCTACGAGAACAATATGGATATCAATGCCGCTACGATCGGCAAGCTGTACGGCATGTTCCGCAAGCAAGCCAAAGGGTAG
- a CDS encoding cupin domain-containing protein, with amino-acid sequence MKPGPEHRPCVRTFSFRDDGSIPNHPRLPVLLYPRAVSEPGRMELLFASNGWGNTWTNGVFSYHHYHSNAHEALGVARGSARLRLGGEQGDTVEVRAGDVIVLPAGTGHKKLQASADFLISGGYPGGMDYNIRTGGPGERPRVLEEIRLVPMPASDPVYGREGPLLTLWGSSQGA; translated from the coding sequence ATGAAACCCGGTCCCGAGCATCGCCCTTGCGTCCGAACGTTTTCATTCCGCGATGACGGCAGCATTCCCAACCATCCCCGCCTCCCCGTCCTTCTCTATCCTCGGGCCGTCTCCGAGCCGGGACGGATGGAGCTTCTCTTCGCCTCCAACGGCTGGGGAAATACGTGGACGAACGGGGTCTTCTCCTATCATCACTACCACAGCAATGCCCATGAGGCGCTCGGCGTCGCGCGCGGCAGCGCCAGGCTCCGGCTGGGAGGAGAGCAGGGAGACACCGTCGAGGTACGGGCGGGCGACGTCATTGTCCTGCCGGCCGGAACCGGACACAAGAAGCTTCAGGCTAGCGCCGATTTCCTGATCTCCGGCGGTTATCCCGGAGGCATGGATTACAACATCCGCACAGGCGGGCCCGGCGAGCGTCCGCGCGTGCTGGAGGAGATCCGGCTCGTGCCGATGCCCGCCTCCGATCCCGTCTACGGAAGGGAAGGACCGCTTTTGACGCTGTGGGGCAGCAGCCAAGGGGCCTAA
- a CDS encoding ABC transporter ATP-binding protein: protein MENPTLPAADLRQITRRLGKREVLRNLSLQLPRGRLTGLLGPSGSGKTTLVKLLAGIDRADEGEVTVLGRSMPALPVLQRIGYMAQSDALYADLTAKDNLLFFGKLYGLRGSRLQERIAAVMALVALDDHLHKSVAAYSGGMKRRLSLAISLLHEPELLLLDEPTVGIDPVLRQSIWRELLQLRDAGTTILMTTHVMDEAEKCDSIAFIRSGELTASGSPRELMERSGASSIEQAFIAMGEGATA, encoded by the coding sequence ATGGAAAATCCGACGCTTCCAGCCGCCGATCTGCGGCAGATTACACGCCGTCTGGGCAAGCGTGAAGTGCTGAGAAATCTCAGCCTGCAGCTTCCTCGCGGCCGCCTGACAGGACTGCTCGGCCCGTCGGGCTCCGGGAAGACCACGCTCGTCAAGCTGCTTGCCGGCATCGATAGAGCGGATGAAGGCGAGGTGACGGTTCTTGGCCGCAGCATGCCCGCCTTGCCCGTGCTCCAGCGCATCGGGTATATGGCGCAGTCGGACGCCCTCTATGCCGATCTGACCGCGAAGGACAATCTGCTCTTCTTCGGGAAGCTCTACGGGCTCCGCGGAAGCCGATTGCAGGAAAGAATCGCCGCCGTGATGGCGCTCGTCGCTCTGGACGACCATCTCCACAAGAGCGTCGCAGCCTACTCCGGAGGCATGAAGCGGCGCTTGTCGCTGGCCATCTCGCTGCTGCACGAGCCGGAGCTGCTGCTGCTCGACGAGCCGACGGTCGGCATCGATCCCGTGCTGCGCCAATCCATCTGGCGGGAGCTGCTGCAGCTGCGGGACGCCGGCACGACGATTCTGATGACGACCCACGTCATGGACGAAGCCGAAAAATGCGATTCCATCGCCTTCATCCGCAGCGGCGAGCTGACCGCCTCCGGATCTCCGCGCGAGCTGATGGAGCGCAGCGGCGCCTCCAGCATCGAGCAGGCGTTCATCGCCATGGGAGAAGGTGCCACCGCATGA
- a CDS encoding ABC transporter permease, producing MRTRALAYRIIRQFLRDKRTLALLFLAPLLVLTLMHFVFGGSSPAPSIGLVSGSGASQASVSERLQQAGATIRGYADPEEGETALEQGDIDALLDLGGAAPRITLEGTDPAVSKASLGLLQQALSPDTAASGGMDGKLQVAYLHGSAALSSFDSFGPVLVGLFGFFFVFLLAGVSFLRERTTGTLERLLATPIRRWEVVAGYLGGFGLFTLLQAALIAWYSTSVLGLYMEGSFWLLMLVNLLLALTALTLGTLLSTYAGNEFQIIQFIPLVIVPQVFFSGLFSLDAMNEWLRQLSLVMPLYYGADALKGVMLRGEGLASIWLDLAVLFGFSLVFALLNVLALKKQRSI from the coding sequence ATGAGGACACGCGCCCTCGCCTACCGCATCATCCGCCAGTTCCTACGCGACAAGCGCACGCTCGCGCTGCTGTTCCTGGCGCCGCTGCTCGTGCTGACGCTCATGCATTTCGTCTTCGGCGGCTCGTCCCCGGCTCCTTCCATCGGTCTCGTCTCCGGCTCCGGAGCTTCCCAGGCGTCCGTGTCCGAAAGGCTTCAGCAAGCCGGAGCGACCATCCGCGGGTATGCGGATCCGGAGGAAGGAGAGACCGCTCTGGAGCAGGGGGATATCGACGCTCTGCTGGATCTGGGAGGCGCCGCGCCGCGCATCACGCTGGAGGGTACCGATCCTGCCGTATCGAAGGCGTCGCTCGGACTTCTCCAGCAAGCCCTTTCCCCTGACACGGCTGCATCCGGGGGCATGGACGGCAAGCTGCAGGTCGCCTACCTGCACGGCTCCGCCGCCCTCAGCTCCTTCGACTCCTTCGGCCCCGTGCTCGTCGGCCTGTTCGGGTTCTTCTTCGTCTTCCTGCTGGCGGGCGTTTCCTTCCTGCGCGAGCGGACGACCGGGACGCTGGAGCGGCTGCTGGCCACGCCGATCCGCAGATGGGAGGTCGTCGCCGGCTATCTGGGCGGATTCGGCTTGTTCACCCTGCTCCAAGCCGCCCTCATCGCCTGGTACTCCACGTCGGTGCTTGGCTTGTATATGGAGGGCTCCTTCTGGCTGCTCATGCTTGTGAACCTGCTGCTGGCGCTGACGGCGCTCACTCTCGGCACGCTCCTCTCCACCTATGCGGGCAACGAGTTCCAGATCATTCAATTCATTCCCCTCGTCATCGTGCCGCAAGTGTTCTTCTCCGGCCTGTTCAGCCTCGATGCCATGAATGAATGGCTGAGGCAGCTCAGCCTCGTCATGCCCCTCTATTACGGCGCCGACGCGCTGAAGGGCGTCATGCTGCGGGGAGAAGGGCTTGCCTCCATATGGCTTGATCTCGCCGTGCTGTTCGGCTTCTCCCTGGTGTTCGCCCTGCTCAATGTGCTGGCGCTCAAGAAGCAGCGCTCCATTTAA
- a CDS encoding TetR/AcrR family transcriptional regulator — MMNDEREPWLEELLQSGGGKMTDKQARIIAAAADLFAEKGYASSSTSEIASRAGVAEGTIFRHYKTKKDLLLTIVKPAIIKLLAPFLLREFKDVLHTRYGTYEEFLRAVATNRLQFISQNKRLFKVLLQELPFHPELQQQAKETLMPLVLPQLLSVIRKFQDEGSLAPLPPLTVLRLTASGIMGYILAHLVAAERNARGWDEQAELEATIAFLAKGLAP, encoded by the coding sequence ATGATGAACGATGAGAGAGAACCATGGCTGGAGGAGCTGCTGCAGAGCGGCGGGGGCAAGATGACCGACAAGCAGGCGCGCATCATCGCCGCCGCCGCGGATCTGTTCGCCGAGAAAGGGTATGCCTCCTCCTCCACGAGCGAGATCGCCTCCAGGGCGGGCGTTGCCGAAGGCACGATATTCCGCCACTACAAGACGAAGAAGGACCTGCTGCTGACGATCGTGAAGCCGGCGATCATCAAGCTGCTGGCGCCTTTCCTGCTGCGGGAATTCAAGGACGTGCTCCACACCCGCTACGGCACCTACGAGGAGTTCCTCCGGGCCGTCGCTACGAACCGGCTGCAGTTTATTTCCCAGAACAAGCGGCTGTTCAAGGTGCTGCTCCAGGAGCTCCCCTTCCACCCCGAGCTTCAGCAGCAGGCCAAGGAAACGCTGATGCCGCTCGTCCTTCCCCAGCTGCTGTCGGTCATCCGGAAGTTCCAGGACGAGGGCAGCCTCGCCCCGCTGCCGCCCTTGACCGTTCTCCGGCTCACCGCCTCCGGCATCATGGGCTACATCCTCGCCCATCTGGTCGCCGCCGAGCGGAATGCCCGCGGCTGGGACGAGCAGGCCGAGCTCGAAGCGACGATCGCGTTTCTGGCCAAGGGGCTCGCTCCCTGA
- a CDS encoding alpha-amylase yields MERNHTMMQFFEWHVPADGRHWQRLKERSAELKAAGIDAVWIPPATKASSPEDNGYSIYDLYDLGEFDQKGAVRTKYGTKAELLEAIQACKQEGIAVYADLVMNHKAGADEKEKFKVVEVEGGNRQEEISDAHNIEGWTKFTFPGRGGKYSDFTWNFNHFNGTDFDAKRDATGVYRILGENKDWNENVDDQFGNYDYLMFANIDYNNPEVREEMIKWGKWLVKETGVDGFRLDAIKHIDHTFIRDFARALQEDQDGPFYIVGEFWNSIPEDCLAYLDAVESSVDLFDAPLHYRFKEAAQAGQGFDLRTIFDGSIVKERPLEAVTIVDNHDTQPGEALESWVDDWFKQSAYALILLRKDGYPVVFYGDYYGIGGEAPVEGKKMAIDPLLYARYHRAYGDQDDYFDDPNVIGWVRRGVQEFERSGCAVVVCNKEECSKRMFVGEERSGQVWVDLTNTRAERIVIGEDGFADFPVNGGSVSVWALPEFDVEPEGGE; encoded by the coding sequence ATGGAGCGCAACCATACGATGATGCAGTTTTTTGAATGGCATGTACCCGCCGACGGCCGCCATTGGCAGCGGCTCAAGGAACGGTCCGCCGAGCTGAAGGCGGCCGGCATTGATGCCGTCTGGATCCCTCCCGCCACCAAAGCCTCCTCTCCGGAGGACAACGGCTACAGCATCTACGACCTGTACGATCTGGGCGAATTCGACCAGAAGGGCGCTGTCCGTACGAAATACGGGACGAAGGCGGAGCTGCTCGAAGCCATTCAGGCCTGCAAGCAGGAAGGCATCGCCGTCTATGCGGATCTCGTCATGAACCATAAGGCCGGCGCGGACGAGAAGGAGAAGTTCAAGGTGGTCGAAGTCGAAGGCGGCAACCGCCAGGAGGAGATTTCCGATGCCCACAACATCGAGGGATGGACGAAATTCACGTTCCCCGGACGCGGCGGCAAATACTCGGATTTCACCTGGAACTTCAACCATTTCAACGGAACCGACTTCGACGCCAAGCGGGACGCAACCGGCGTATACCGCATCCTCGGCGAGAACAAGGACTGGAACGAGAATGTCGACGACCAGTTCGGCAACTACGACTACCTGATGTTCGCCAACATCGACTACAACAACCCTGAGGTCAGGGAAGAAATGATCAAGTGGGGCAAATGGCTGGTCAAGGAAACCGGCGTGGACGGCTTCCGGCTGGATGCGATCAAGCATATCGACCATACGTTCATCCGTGATTTCGCCCGTGCCCTCCAGGAGGACCAGGACGGTCCGTTCTACATCGTCGGCGAGTTCTGGAACAGCATTCCGGAGGATTGCCTCGCTTATCTGGATGCGGTGGAGAGCAGCGTCGACCTGTTCGACGCCCCTCTTCATTACCGGTTCAAGGAAGCGGCCCAGGCCGGTCAAGGCTTCGACCTCCGCACGATCTTCGACGGCTCGATCGTCAAGGAACGCCCACTGGAGGCGGTGACGATCGTCGACAACCATGACACCCAGCCGGGAGAAGCGCTGGAATCGTGGGTGGACGACTGGTTCAAGCAGAGCGCGTATGCGCTTATCCTGCTCCGCAAGGACGGCTATCCGGTCGTTTTCTACGGAGATTATTACGGCATCGGCGGAGAGGCGCCGGTGGAAGGCAAGAAGATGGCCATCGATCCGCTGCTGTACGCCCGCTATCACCGCGCTTACGGCGATCAGGACGACTACTTCGACGATCCGAACGTGATCGGATGGGTGCGCAGGGGCGTGCAAGAATTCGAACGCTCCGGCTGCGCGGTCGTGGTCTGCAACAAGGAGGAATGCTCCAAGCGGATGTTCGTCGGCGAGGAGCGCTCCGGCCAGGTGTGGGTCGATCTTACCAACACCCGCGCGGAGCGGATCGTCATCGGCGAGGACGGATTCGCCGATTTCCCCGTGAATGGCGGCAGCGTCTCGGTATGGGCGCTGCCCGAGTTCGACGTAGAGCCTGAGGGCGGCGAATAG
- a CDS encoding DinB family protein → MNVIDSLEMTRSELVEEVHAIPVERLTQKPAGGGWSVMEILEHLSLLEARIVQGIQASLLAPERGDLRPAPLELVKDRSRKLQAPSQAEPSGRFHTLADALEALNGVRQSTLEALASSIGTDAMDSHGFDHPAFGPMSAKQWVELIPLHEARHLDQIREVAAGLQSGS, encoded by the coding sequence ATGAATGTAATCGACTCCCTGGAAATGACCCGCTCGGAGCTTGTGGAAGAGGTCCATGCCATTCCCGTTGAACGGCTGACGCAGAAGCCCGCAGGAGGCGGCTGGTCCGTCATGGAAATCCTGGAGCATCTGTCGCTGCTGGAGGCCCGCATCGTCCAGGGCATCCAGGCCTCGCTGCTGGCCCCGGAACGCGGCGATCTCCGCCCTGCCCCGCTGGAGCTCGTCAAGGACCGCTCCCGCAAGCTTCAGGCTCCAAGCCAGGCCGAGCCTTCAGGGCGCTTCCATACGCTCGCGGACGCGCTTGAGGCTCTCAATGGCGTGCGGCAAAGCACGCTCGAAGCGCTGGCTTCGTCCATCGGCACCGACGCCATGGACAGCCACGGCTTCGACCACCCTGCGTTCGGGCCGATGAGCGCCAAGCAATGGGTGGAGCTGATTCCGCTCCATGAAGCGCGCCACCTGGATCAGATCCGGGAGGTTGCCGCGGGCCTGCAGAGCGGCAGCTGA